CGGCGAAACCCGAGAGGCGGTCGGCGTCGGCGCGATTCTCGGGGCGCCCTTCATGTTGACGAGCCTCGTTTTCCCCATTCTGGGGTTCGCCGTTCTCTTTTTGTCCTCGATGGGAAAACGGAAGACAGCCCTCCTCCTCAACGCGCCGCTGGTCCGGATCGATCTGGGGTTTTTCCTGACCGGGTATGGGATCGCCTTGCTGATGGCCCTGCTCCCGCTCGAAGAATCCGAGCGGTGGATTCATTATGCCGCCGCCGCGACCCTGGTCGGACTGTACATTTATTATTTGAGCCGCTTGCTCGTCAAACACGGGCGCGTCTCGGAAGACCTGGAACCGCTGATCTTTTCCCGGGGCCTGACCCGAAACCGGGACAACCCGCCTACGGTTCTGATCCTGTCCCAGGCGGCCCTGGGCTTCGGCCTGGTCCTCGGCGGCGCGCACTTCTTCGTCGAAGGCATGCAAGGGCTGTCCCTCGCGATCGGAATGAACCCTCTCATCTTGTCGCTGATCCTCACCCCGATCGCCACGGAGCTCCCCGAATGTTTTAACAGCCTGATCTGGATCGCGCGAAAAAAAGATTCGCTGGCCGTCGCCAACATCACGGGGGCGATGGTTTTTCAAAGCACCTTTCCCGTCTCGGTCGGATTGATCGGAACGCCCTGGCACCTGGACCGATGGGGGCTGACCAGCGCCGGGCTTGCGATCCTGGCCGCCTTTATGCTATATGGTATAATTCTATTCTGGAACCGCTGGCGGCCCGTTCATTTGATCGGCTGCGCGGTCTTTTACGTCGCGTACATCCTGTACGTGTTTGGGTGACACCCCCCGTTCAGAAAACCCGATCCGGGCGCAAAAGGGCGCGGGAAAGGTTGAACCGTTGGAACCGGTAACGATCCTCATCGCGGATGATGAGCCCTATATCGTCCGATCCCTGTCGTATATTCTCCAACGGGAGGGCATTCCCTTCGCCGTCGCAACGGACGGCCAGGAAGCGCTGCAGAAGGTCCGACAACATCGGCCGAAAATCTTTTTCCTCGACATCATGATGCCGAAAAAATCGGGGTTTGAAGTCTGCGCCGAGGTGAAGAAAGACCCCGCGCTTCGCTCGACCCACATCATCATGCTGACCGCCAAAGGACAGGAAGAAGACAAACAAAAAAGTCTGACGGCCGGGGCCAACGAATACATCACCAAGCCGTTCAGCCCCCGGCAGGTCCTGGCTCGCGTGCGGGAACTCCTCGGTCCCGCGACAGGCGCATAGTGTGGATCCCTTACGGATATTCAAAAGCGTCAGGACCAAGATCACCGTTTTAATTCTCGGCGTCGGCCTGCTGGTGGTCCTGATGGGCCTCTCCGTGACCTACGGGGTCGCCCGCAACCATTTGCAAAACACCATCGGCGCGCAGTACCGCGAGTTGGCCCTGGAAACCGGCCAGAAAGTTCAACTCATCATCGAGGCCAATGTCCAGGAGATCACGGTGCTGGCCCTCTCCTCCGATATCCGGAGCAGCGTCGAGTCGGCGAACGCCGTCTATTCCAAAAAACGCTTGAGCGAGGCCGACGTCCGGAAGCGGATCGAGACCGTCGTCGCTTTGTGGAAGCGGAGCCAAGGCGCGGAGGACCCCTTCGTCCGCGGATTTCTGGCCAACCCCGCCTCCGGGTTGATCCACGGCTTTCTTCAAGACCCCGATGAACGTTCCGAGCACTTCTCGCTCATCGTGACGGATCAACGGGGGCTGCTCGTGGGTGCGGATGCGAAGCCCGCCCGGGTCTTCTACGGAGACGAGGTCTGGTGGCAGGCCGCCTTCAACGGGGGCCGCGGCAGCACGTACATCTCGGACGTCAAGCTGCTTGAGGAGCCCGTCGAAGGATCCG
This genomic interval from Nitrospiria bacterium contains the following:
- a CDS encoding sodium:calcium antiporter, with product MTGLLLSGLLIILGGAYLFTNGAEWVGKRLHFSEGVVGSVLAGVGTAMPETMVPFTAIFFGHGETREAVGVGAILGAPFMLTSLVFPILGFAVLFLSSMGKRKTALLLNAPLVRIDLGFFLTGYGIALLMALLPLEESERWIHYAAAATLVGLYIYYLSRLLVKHGRVSEDLEPLIFSRGLTRNRDNPPTVLILSQAALGFGLVLGGAHFFVEGMQGLSLAIGMNPLILSLILTPIATELPECFNSLIWIARKKDSLAVANITGAMVFQSTFPVSVGLIGTPWHLDRWGLTSAGLAILAAFMLYGIILFWNRWRPVHLIGCAVFYVAYILYVFG
- a CDS encoding response regulator — its product is MEPVTILIADDEPYIVRSLSYILQREGIPFAVATDGQEALQKVRQHRPKIFFLDIMMPKKSGFEVCAEVKKDPALRSTHIIMLTAKGQEEDKQKSLTAGANEYITKPFSPRQVLARVRELLGPATGA